The DNA region CGGGCGCGCGGTGATTTCGATGAGGACAGCGATTACGACCTGCTGGTGATCGTCCCGGACGATGCGCCGAAGGAACGGCGGTCGATCCGCTACGCCTATGCGTCCAAGATCGGCACCGGTATCCCGGCTGACGTGCTGCCCTGTTCCCGCACCAATTTCGAACGCTACAAGGATTCCGTGGGGACCCTCTGCTACGAGGCCAATCACAACGGCGTAAGGGTCTATGGACACTGACGTCGTCCGCTCCTGGATCATGGTGGCCGAGCGCGATCTCGCCATGATCCGCAAGGCCATCGCAGGCCCGGATCCCGAACCGGCGGGCGCCGCTTTCCATTGTCAGCAGGCGGTGGAGAAGCTGATCAAGGCCCTGCTGGTCGCTGCCGGTATCAACCCCCCGCGCAGCCATGATCTGGGGAGCCTGATCGACCGTTTGCCCGCTGAACATGGGTTGCGTGAGGCGCTGCTTCCGCTTCAGCGCTTCACTGAACTTGCCGTCGCCTATCGCTATCCGACCGCGCAGCTTTTCGACGATCCACCCGACGAACCCACTGTCGAGGAGGTCGCCGGCTGGCTGGCGGAGATCGAGACGCTGCGAACCGACATCATCCGTTTCCTTGGTATGCCATGACCGCTGATGCCTCCGCCCCCCTGAGCCTCCACCACGAGACCGTCCGTCCGGAGTGGATCGACTACAACGGGCACATGAACGTCGCCTATTACCTGCTGGCCTTCGATCATGCGACGGACGCCGTGCTGGACCGGTTCGGCATCGGCAAGGCCTATGTGGCGGCGGAGAACCGGTCGGTCTTCGTGGCAGACGCCCATCTGACCTATGCCCGCGAGGTGACGGAGGGAACGCCGCTGCGATTCGAGTCCCTGCTGCTCGGTGCCGATGCCAAGCGGCTGCACCTGTTCCACGAGATGCGCCATGCCGAGGAGGGATGGCTGGCGGCGACGGCGGAGTTCATGCTGCTGCATGTCGATCTCGGCATTCGCAGGACCTGCCCCTTTCCGCCATCCGTCGCGGCGACGCTCGCCGAAGAGGCGTTGGCCCATGCCACCCTTCCCCGGCCGCCGCAGGCCGGGCGGGCCATCCGGCGACTGGATGGCGCCGGACCGGACCGCTAGGATTGCGCCGGGTGGTTGAGTCGACGTCCGCTCTCCCCATCTATCGGAGGATGACAACCGCATCCGTCCCGCCCGCCCGCACCGGACCATGGTCCGGCATCCGTCCCGCCGCCGCCGCTGTCCTGATCCTCCTGGCCGCCGGGCCGGCGCTTGCCGACTGTACCGAGGCGGCACAGCCGAAGGTCAACTGGCGGCGTTGCTCGCTGGAGGGACAGACGCTGACCGGGGTGAATCTCGGCGGGGCGATGCTGCGCGACACCACTTTCCAGCGCGCCACGCTGGGACAGGCGACGCTGGCCGATGCCGACGGTTATCGCGCGAAGTTCATCAGCGCCAGCGCTCCCGCCGCGGTCTTCGACCGGGCGAGGCTGATCGAGGCGGACTTCACCCGTGCCGACCTGACCGGCGCCAGCTTCCGCGAGGCCGATCTGCGCAACGCGAAAATGGTCGGGGCATCGCTGGCGCGGGCCGATCTGACCGGAGCGAAACTGTCCGGGACAGACCTGCGGCATGCCGACCTGTCCGGCGCGCGCTGGACGGATGGCACGCATATCTGTGCGGAAAGCTCGGTCGGGCAATGCAATTAAAAGCTTTCGACCATCCCGCCCCGGCGCTTAAAACCTCCTTGCTGTAGGGGCTTGCTCCGCGTAACGTTCGAAATCGAACGATTTTGGATGGACGGCGGCCGTGGCGACTGTGGGGGATTTCGAGTTTTCCAGCGGTCTCGCCAACAAGGCCATGGATCGGATGCGGACCGATCGGCTTCCCCCCACCCCCGAGAATTTCACGCTCTGG from Azospirillum sp. B510 includes:
- a CDS encoding nucleotidyltransferase domain-containing protein, whose protein sequence is MTVIDARNDERLRILLDRIVPALEPEAVYLFGSRARGDFDEDSDYDLLVIVPDDAPKERRSIRYAYASKIGTGIPADVLPCSRTNFERYKDSVGTLCYEANHNGVRVYGH
- a CDS encoding pentapeptide repeat-containing protein; amino-acid sequence: MTTASVPPARTGPWSGIRPAAAAVLILLAAGPALADCTEAAQPKVNWRRCSLEGQTLTGVNLGGAMLRDTTFQRATLGQATLADADGYRAKFISASAPAAVFDRARLIEADFTRADLTGASFREADLRNAKMVGASLARADLTGAKLSGTDLRHADLSGARWTDGTHICAESSVGQCN
- a CDS encoding HEPN domain-containing protein; the protein is MDTDVVRSWIMVAERDLAMIRKAIAGPDPEPAGAAFHCQQAVEKLIKALLVAAGINPPRSHDLGSLIDRLPAEHGLREALLPLQRFTELAVAYRYPTAQLFDDPPDEPTVEEVAGWLAEIETLRTDIIRFLGMP
- a CDS encoding thioesterase family protein, whose amino-acid sequence is MTADASAPLSLHHETVRPEWIDYNGHMNVAYYLLAFDHATDAVLDRFGIGKAYVAAENRSVFVADAHLTYAREVTEGTPLRFESLLLGADAKRLHLFHEMRHAEEGWLAATAEFMLLHVDLGIRRTCPFPPSVAATLAEEALAHATLPRPPQAGRAIRRLDGAGPDR